CCGGGCTGGTGATAATGCGGTACCGCTTGGCCCCATGAAGGTTCTGGGATGTCAGCAGACGCGAAACCGACTGGTTGACAGTGTCTACCGTCTCGGCATCACCGACGCCCGTGGTTTCCGTATAGCGCTGAATACGCTGAGCCACATGCACCTGCATGGAGCGGGCCAGTCGCTCCATGGCAGCAGCCTCGGCCATGGTCTGAGTGAAGTTCACCCCGGCAGCCGATACCGGATGCGATCCCACGGCGGAGACCTCAATGCCCTCCACAGGATAGCCACAAACCCACAAGGGCGCCTGCACGGTCGGAGCATCGGGATAGGTGCACTCCAGCACTTCACCGGCTTTTTTCCCACAGCCTGCCACCACCGCCAGAATCATCAACAGCATTCCTATTTTCGCGACTTTTCCACCCATGGCAGATTCTCCTTTTTCTGTATTTAAGGATACGAAACCTGAATTCGACAACGTAGCATAGCAAACAGGCGCTGCATTGAAAAGTGCCTCCCGGATTCCGCAGGCAGACCTGCAGATGGAAGCGACTCGCAACCGTCAGCGAACCTGGATCTGCTGCCCGGCATAGTCAACCCGCTGCCCGGCCCGAACCTTACAGCGTTTGCGCAGCTCCTGAACGCCATCCACGCTGACAGCTCCCCCGGCGATCTCCGACTTCGCGTGACCGCCGCTTTCACACCATCCCATGATCTTCAGCAGATGGTGCAGTTCAATGTACTCATGGCCTTCCAGCTCAAAGATTTCCATGTTCCCTCCTGTGGGCACATATCCTGATATCATTGCCAAGGCGCTCCACCGAGTGAAGGCGAAGCTGATAGGCTTTATCGGGCGTCGGCACCTTCAGGGATCCGCTCCAGGTCATCCCCTCATCTCCGAAGAGTTTTGGTGCCATGTAAATCACATGCTCATCTTCCAGTGTCTCCTTGATAATAGCCGAGGTCAGCCCCGCGCCACCCTCCACCAGCACCGATGTGATGCCGTACTGTTCGTACAGCGCAGCAAATGCCTGCTGCAGAGGCAGCCCCTGGCTGGCCGGCGGCAGGCCAATCAGCTGGATACCCGCTCCAAGAAGGCGTGTGGCCGTGTCGCTTTCCATCATGGTGGAAGAAGTGACAATGATAACGCGGCGCTCTGCCTCAGAAGGCCGCAGCACGGCGGCGTTGCGCGGTGTACGCAAAAAGGTGTCAAAGATCACCACATCGGGGTGCGGCAACGCTGTTTTGCCCCCATGACGGCAGGTCAGCAGAGGGTCGTCGGCGATGATGGTTCCGATGCCTACGGCGATGGCGTCGTGAATCCCCCGCAGAAAGTGGCCATCCTGACGGGCCTCTTCACCGGTAATCCAGCGGGACTGCCCATTGGCCACCGCCGTTTTTCCGTCGAGGGTGATGGCCGACTTCAGGGTAATATAGGGCATCTGCCGGGTGATATGCTTGTTGAAGTGACGGTTGAGGTAGCGCGCCTCCGGCTCCAGGATGCCGGATTCCACGGCGATGCCGGCCGCCTCGAGAATGGCGCGACTGCGCCCGGCCACGGCGGGATTCGGGTCCTGCGCGGCATAGACCACCTTCTGAATACCAGCGCGGATAATGGCATCGGTGCAGGGAGGTGTGCGCCCCTGCACACAGCAGGGTTCGAGGGTCACATAGAGGGTCGCCCCCCGTGCCTTTTCGCCAGCGTCTTTCAGGGCAACCACCTCGGCGTGAGCCATGCCCGCCTTCGCGTGATACCCCATTCCCACAATGGCGCCTGCAGCATCGACAATCACAGACCCCACCACCGGATTCGGGGAGGTGAACCCCAGCCCCTTGCGGGCGAGATTCAAGGCCATCTGCATAGAGACTTCGTATTGGGCTGAGCGTGTCATGGGTTTCTCCCAAGGCTGGTGATGGGATTTTCACTGCTGGTAAAAAGAAGACTGCGATCAACGCCGCGGACAGGGCTTTTCAACAGTCTGGCCAATATACTCTAGCAGACTCCGCCCTCTGTGGGAAGCGCTTCGCGCATCGCAGTATTTGACCAGCGCCCACAGGTCAGGTAATCTACAAAAACCCTACCCAAGGAGGTCAGCGTGTTCTTCCCCCGCCCACGCAAGATACGCCGCTACAAAGATATCGTGCGTTTTCTCATCAAGCATGCCAACCGCGAC
This portion of the Desulfurispirillum indicum S5 genome encodes:
- a CDS encoding RNA-binding S4 domain-containing protein codes for the protein MEIFELEGHEYIELHHLLKIMGWCESGGHAKSEIAGGAVSVDGVQELRKRCKVRAGQRVDYAGQQIQVR
- the ribD gene encoding bifunctional diaminohydroxyphosphoribosylaminopyrimidine deaminase/5-amino-6-(5-phosphoribosylamino)uracil reductase RibD yields the protein MTRSAQYEVSMQMALNLARKGLGFTSPNPVVGSVIVDAAGAIVGMGYHAKAGMAHAEVVALKDAGEKARGATLYVTLEPCCVQGRTPPCTDAIIRAGIQKVVYAAQDPNPAVAGRSRAILEAAGIAVESGILEPEARYLNRHFNKHITRQMPYITLKSAITLDGKTAVANGQSRWITGEEARQDGHFLRGIHDAIAVGIGTIIADDPLLTCRHGGKTALPHPDVVIFDTFLRTPRNAAVLRPSEAERRVIIVTSSTMMESDTATRLLGAGIQLIGLPPASQGLPLQQAFAALYEQYGITSVLVEGGAGLTSAIIKETLEDEHVIYMAPKLFGDEGMTWSGSLKVPTPDKAYQLRLHSVERLGNDIRICAHRREHGNL